The following nucleotide sequence is from uncultured Erythrobacter sp..
GGCGTGCTGGCATCGAACATCGCGAACGCCGCGACTCCGGGCTACAAAGCGCGCGACATCGATTTCGCCGCGGCGCTTCAATCCAAGCTTGATGGCAGCAGCGCCAATGCCAGCGCCGACGCGCATATGGTCTACAAAATGCCGACCATGCCATCGATGGATGGCAACACGGTTGAGCTGAGCCGCGAACAGATCGCCTTCACCGAAAATGCCGTGGCCTACTCTGCCACGCTCAGCTTCGTGCAGGGCAAGGTCAACACGCTGACACGCGCGCTGAAGGGTGAATGACGATGCCCGGTGATCAGCGCATGACCCTGTTCGGCGTGACCGAACGCGCCATGTCCGCGCAATTGGTGCGGATGAATGCGGCGGCATCGAACCTCGCCAATGCCGGATCGGTGACGACCCGCGAGGAGGATGCGTACCGTCCCCTACGCACCGTGTTTGCGAGCGAGCTCGATGA
It contains:
- the flgB gene encoding flagellar basal body rod protein FlgB, translated to MNEQIFGIHGAALELRSQRMGVLASNIANAATPGYKARDIDFAAALQSKLDGSSANASADAHMVYKMPTMPSMDGNTVELSREQIAFTENAVAYSATLSFVQGKVNTLTRALKGE